Genomic segment of Xanthomonas sp. DAR 35659:
ACGCCGAGGTTGCGCAGGTTGTCATGCACCGCCTGGGTCAGCTGCGCCGGGCTTTGCGCGGCCTGCCAGGACGCGTCGGCGCCACGCACGGCCCCGACCTTGGTGACGATCGTCAGGTGCGGCGGATACGGATGCAGCGCCTCGCGAATCAGCTGATTGGTGATGTGCGGCCCGTAGAAGTCGCTGGTGTCGATATGGTCCACCCCCGACGCCACCGCTTCGCGCAGCACCGCCAGCGCCGCGGCGCGGTCCTTGGGCGGGCCGAACACACCCGGACCGGCCAGCTGCATCGCGCCGTAGCCGATGCGCGTGACCGTGCGGTCGCCGAGGGAAAAGGTGCCAACGGTCGAAAGCGTGCTCATGACTGCCTCCACAGGAACGGCCGAAGCCTGGATGAGGCTGCACTGTAGGCGGCGTGCCGATGCGCGATAATCCGGCCCAATCGGCACGGGCTGTGCGGGATCTCGAACAATGACCACGGACCTGCAGGATCTCTTCGCCTTCCTGGCGGTGCTGCGCGGCGGCGGCTTCCGCGAAGGCGCGCGGCTCAGCGGCAGCTCCGCCTCCCGCCTGAGCGAGGCCGTGCGGCGCCTGGAGGCCCGCCTCGGCGTGCGCCTGTTCAACCGCACCACCCGCAGCGTACTGCCGACCGAGGCCGGCACGCGCCTGGCCGAGCGGCTGATCCCCGCGCTCGGCGAGGTGGAGGCGGCGCTGGACGTGGTCAACGGCTTCCGCGACCGGCCCAGCGGCACCCTGCGCCTCAACGTGCCGGGCGCCGCCGCGCGGCTGGTGCTGCCGGCGATCGTCACCCCGTTCCTGAAGGCCTATCCCGAGATCAGGCTGGACGTGATCGTGGAAGACAGCTTCGTCGACATGTTGGCGGCCGGCTGCGACGCCGGCATCCGCTACGACGAGCGCCTGGAGCAGGACATGATCGCCGTCCCGATCGGCCCGCGCGTGCAACGCTTCGCCACCGCCGCCGCGCCCGAGTATCTCGCCACGCACGGCCACCCGCAGCACCCGCGCGACCTGCTCGCGCACGCCTGCCTGCGCGGCCAGTTCGCCAGCGGCGCCATCCCGGCCTGGGAGTTCGAGCGCGACGGCGAGGTCGTGCTGGTCGAACCGAGCGGCCCGCTGCTGGTGCGCCTGGGCGGCGCGGCGGACCTGGCCGTGGACGCCGCCATCGGTGGGCTGGGGGTGATCCAACTGTTCGAGGAATGGCTACGCCCGCATCTGGATAGCGGCGCGCTCGAACCGGTGCTGGAGCCGTGGTGGCAGACCTTCAGCGGCCCGTTCCTCTATTACCCCGGCCGCCGCCACCTGCCCGCGCCGCTGCGGGCGTTCGTGGATTTCATCCGCGCGGCCTGACCGCCTGATTCAGCCCCCGCCGCTCTTTGGGAGCGGCTTCAGCCGCGACAAAGACGGTCGGCCATACCGATCTCTCGTCCCGAGCCATCAGGGGCGCGCCCATCTTCGGAACCACTGGACAGGAGGGAGCCATCCCGCGCGATGTGCGCGCCGCAGGCAGGGCATCGCCATCCGCCCAGCATCGCCTCACGCGCGCCACTTGGCATGCGGAACCGCGGCAACTGCGTGCTGCACTTCGGACACGCCTTGCGGGGCAGCAGCAAAGCGATGGCCAGGACGGCCACGCCGGCAGCGGCAGCAACGACACCGCCAGCCACGACCACTACCAGACGCATCCATGAAATCCGGCGCGCCTCATGCTGGGTGTCGGGCGACGTAGGCTTTCGCTCGACGTGATTGTTAATCCAACAGGATGGCGAAGGCGATCAGGGACGACGCACCTATCAGCGGCAACGCCAGAACGACCAACTCCACCAGGCGGCGGCGCGGCCGAGGAGCCGGCAGGCGAACGAAGGAGGTCATGCCAAGACCCAGTGCGGCCACGGAAAGAACGCACATGGCCAACACGCCGAGCGCCCACACAGCCAGCAGCGGCATGCCGCACACGCCACCGGTTTGCGTCTCGGCCCACTGCTGAAAGCGCCAGGAGGAATATGCGATGTAGGCGCCCGGAGCGAGCAGAGACAGCACCGATAGCGCGATGGAGCAGGAGCGAAGCTTCATTCGGACGTCCGTGGGCAGGTGGCGCATACCGCGCTGGCGCCGGGCGGCCGTCCGATCCTACCGCTAGGCGTCCGCACGGGCCACCAACTGTTGCAAATAAGCGCAGAACATATCGGCCATCGCATCGGCGTAGGTGCGGATCTGCGTCGGGGTGCGCGGCCGCTCCGAAAAATCCTTGCCCACCGCGGTCAAGGTAGCGGCGATCAGGTCGCCGGCCCGCGTCCGCGTCGTGGTTGTCGCCGCGGGTAGCAGTTCGCATATGAAACGCCGGAACGCGCGCCTTCCTGCCGCGCGCGCCTGATCGGCCTCGGGCGCGTCGCGGTACAGCGGCGCGGCGGCGGCCAATGCCGTGCGCATCTGCGCTTCCTCGCATTCGGAGCGGACGAAGGCGTGCACCAGGTGCCGCAGCCGCTGCAATGGTGGCTGGCGCACGTCGTCGAGGATGTCGCGCAACAATTCGCTGGTCCGCCGCCACTCGTCGCTCTGTAACCGAAATAGGATCGCCGCCTTGTTCGGAAAGTATTGATAAACGGAACCGACGCTGACCCCGGCCCGCTCGGCCACCCGCGCCGTGGTGAAGCGCTGCATCCCCTCCTTCGCCAGAACCTGAGCCGCCGCCTCCACGATGTCCGCGACGAGCGCGTTCGAGCGCGCCTGCTTGGGCTGCTTGCGCTGGGAAATACTGGTTTTTCGCGGCGTGATCATCGCGGCCTGGCCAATGCGAATAGCGAACCTGACGGATTGGTCGCATTCTAATTCTGTCCTCTGATGGACGCACAACGGAATATCGAAATGACCACGCTGACCACGGCGCCACTCGCGCCGCTACTCGACCGCCTGTTCGATGAAGCCGACGCGACGACGCCTGCGGCGATGGCCGCACTGGCCGGCGTCAGCGACGACGAACGCGAGCGCCTGATGCGCAGCAGCACCGACTACCTGACGTTCTATGGCCTGTTGAAGGACCTCCCGCTGCCGGTCTCGCGCAACACCGGCACCCTGCTGTACATGCTCGCGCGCAGCAGGCAGGCGCGCAGCATCGTCGAGTTCGGCACCTCGTTCGGCATCTCCACCCTGCACCTGGCCGCCGCGCTGCGCGACAACGGCGGCGGGCGCCTGATCGGCAGCGAATTCGAACCGTCCAAGATCGTGCGTGCCCGCGACAACCTGCGTGCCGGCGGCCTCGACGACCTGGTCGAGATCCGCGAAGGCGACGCCCTGCAGACGCTGCGCAGCGACCTGCCGGACCGCATCGACCTGGTACTGCTCGACGGCGCCAAGGCACTGTATCCACAGGTGCTTGGCCTGCTCGAGTCGCGCCTGACACCCGGCGCACTGATCGTCGCCGACAATGCCGACCATAGCCCCGAGTACCTGGCGCGCGTGCGCGATCCCGCCGCCGGCTACCTGTCGATCCCGTTCGCGGCGGACGTCGAGCTATCGATGCGTATCGGTTGAGTGCGCCAGGTGCCGCCATGCCGATGCAGCGTGTCGGCGCGGCGCGGCCCTACGCCAGTGGCTGGGCCAGGTCTCTAGCCCGAGACCGCCACCCAGGTCCTGAACGCCAGATAGGCGACGAACGCCGCCGCTTCCACCACCACGGCCAAGCGCGACCGACGCGTCGTGCGCTGCGACTGCTCGATCCGGGCCGCCAGCAGCGGCGTGCTCTTCGCCCGCGTCCCGTCGATGAGCGTATTGGCCAGCGTCGAGCCCTCCTCCACCGAGGTGCGGCCTGCATCGATATCGGCCTCGATCGCATCCAGCCGCCGCATCAACGCGTCCTGCAGCCGATCGTACTCTGCCTTTGAATCGCCTGCGCCTGCCATCGGATCCGTCCTTGTTTATGTATGAGCCGCGAGGAGCGCGGCACCGGAGGAACCGCTGGTGCCGCGCTCGCTTCACCAAACGTAGTGCAGTACCGAGCGCACTCCAACTCGTTCGGCAGGGGAGCGTGTCATAGCCCCGGCAGGCCGCGTCCGCTGCGCGCCTGCGGGCACAAACCACGTGCGAAGGCCTTATCGCTTTCGACTCGACGGTGTCGCCGCTTTCGGCACACGGCTGATCAGCAGCACACCGCGCCCCACTTTCACCCGCAACGCATCGCCCACGGCAAAGCCGCACCGCTCCAGCCAGCGCCAGGACAGACGCAGCTTGGGCACCACACAGCCGACGACATCCTCGGTGCGGCGCGCGTCGTAGTGCTGGTACCCAATCGTGCAGTACTCGGGCACACGAAAGCGCAGGCGCGACGCAATGGGTACGGCAAATGCGGAGGCATCGGCGGTCGCCGGGTGCTCGGCGGCCTGCATGTCGGCTGATCGAGCGCGGCGCTTGGGTGTACGCGACGCAGACGCAGCCTTGGGGGGAGTGAAGGTAGTTTTGTTGAAACGGTGCATGTCGGACTCCTTGTGTGCAGAGGAATCCACCGACTCGCTGTCA
This window contains:
- a CDS encoding LysR family transcriptional regulator — encoded protein: MTTDLQDLFAFLAVLRGGGFREGARLSGSSASRLSEAVRRLEARLGVRLFNRTTRSVLPTEAGTRLAERLIPALGEVEAALDVVNGFRDRPSGTLRLNVPGAAARLVLPAIVTPFLKAYPEIRLDVIVEDSFVDMLAAGCDAGIRYDERLEQDMIAVPIGPRVQRFATAAAPEYLATHGHPQHPRDLLAHACLRGQFASGAIPAWEFERDGEVVLVEPSGPLLVRLGGAADLAVDAAIGGLGVIQLFEEWLRPHLDSGALEPVLEPWWQTFSGPFLYYPGRRHLPAPLRAFVDFIRAA
- a CDS encoding TetR family transcriptional regulator, with protein sequence MITPRKTSISQRKQPKQARSNALVADIVEAAAQVLAKEGMQRFTTARVAERAGVSVGSVYQYFPNKAAILFRLQSDEWRRTSELLRDILDDVRQPPLQRLRHLVHAFVRSECEEAQMRTALAAAAPLYRDAPEADQARAAGRRAFRRFICELLPAATTTTRTRAGDLIAATLTAVGKDFSERPRTPTQIRTYADAMADMFCAYLQQLVARADA
- a CDS encoding O-methyltransferase, which gives rise to MTTLTTAPLAPLLDRLFDEADATTPAAMAALAGVSDDERERLMRSSTDYLTFYGLLKDLPLPVSRNTGTLLYMLARSRQARSIVEFGTSFGISTLHLAAALRDNGGGRLIGSEFEPSKIVRARDNLRAGGLDDLVEIREGDALQTLRSDLPDRIDLVLLDGAKALYPQVLGLLESRLTPGALIVADNADHSPEYLARVRDPAAGYLSIPFAADVELSMRIG
- a CDS encoding SymE family type I addiction module toxin, with translation MHRFNKTTFTPPKAASASRTPKRRARSADMQAAEHPATADASAFAVPIASRLRFRVPEYCTIGYQHYDARRTEDVVGCVVPKLRLSWRWLERCGFAVGDALRVKVGRGVLLISRVPKAATPSSRKR